A region from the Microcella frigidaquae genome encodes:
- the pknB gene encoding Stk1 family PASTA domain-containing Ser/Thr kinase: MDEVAHGARLIAGRYELGRLIGTGGMSDVHLATDAKLGRRVAVKLLRSSLASEPVFRTRFRQEAQSAARMAHPTIVRVFDAGEEVATEADGTEKIVPYIVMEYIEGRLLKDMIAEGPLPADEAIRITEGILTALEYSHRAGVVHRDIKPGNVMVTSSGQVKVMDFGIARALSDSAATVAQTSTILGTAQYFSPEQARGETVDARTDLYAAGVVLFELLTGRPPFQGESAVAVAYQHVSEQPVAPSTLNPALNPAVDAVVLRALTKDRFARFQTASEFHTALRAAAAGEAPPPPAAPAADFTSTLFGVDPRATADTEAAMRQLSVDDDERRSRTQSRPPVAWIWAGIAVVGVVIAAVLFWAVNLESRPIAQGTAVAVPNIVGLDYEEGAQILLDAELQPQPTTEVSATVPEGQIISTDPRAGITVAPGQVVGVVVSAGPQRISVPSLTLLTLEEAEQALLERGLTLGTVTAENSASVARDIVIRSDPDTGSELREGDTVNLVISTGRVTVPDVRNLSIGEASSQLTALGLQITVEGDASCSGQKVTAQSLPPGDQPQGSAVTLRYCSGLEGSSGEG, translated from the coding sequence ATGGACGAGGTCGCGCACGGCGCACGACTCATCGCCGGACGATACGAGCTGGGCCGCCTGATCGGCACCGGCGGGATGTCCGACGTCCACCTCGCTACCGATGCCAAGCTCGGTCGCCGCGTGGCGGTGAAGCTGCTGCGCTCAAGCCTGGCGTCCGAGCCGGTGTTCCGCACCCGATTCCGGCAGGAGGCGCAGTCCGCCGCCCGCATGGCGCACCCCACGATCGTGCGGGTATTCGACGCCGGCGAGGAGGTCGCGACCGAGGCCGACGGCACGGAGAAGATCGTTCCGTACATCGTCATGGAGTACATCGAGGGCCGCCTGCTGAAGGACATGATCGCCGAGGGGCCGCTGCCCGCGGACGAGGCGATCCGCATCACGGAGGGCATCCTGACCGCCCTCGAGTACTCGCACCGGGCAGGCGTCGTGCACCGCGACATCAAGCCGGGCAACGTCATGGTGACGTCGTCGGGCCAAGTGAAGGTCATGGACTTCGGCATCGCGCGAGCCCTCTCCGACTCCGCCGCGACGGTCGCCCAGACCAGCACGATCCTCGGAACGGCGCAGTACTTCTCGCCGGAGCAGGCGCGCGGCGAGACGGTGGATGCTCGCACCGACCTCTACGCCGCCGGCGTCGTGCTCTTCGAGCTGCTCACCGGTCGTCCGCCGTTCCAGGGCGAGTCGGCCGTCGCGGTCGCCTACCAGCACGTCAGCGAGCAGCCGGTGGCACCCAGCACCCTGAACCCCGCGCTGAACCCGGCCGTCGATGCCGTCGTGCTGCGCGCCCTGACGAAGGACCGCTTCGCGCGATTCCAGACGGCGAGCGAGTTCCACACGGCGCTCCGGGCCGCGGCCGCCGGGGAGGCTCCCCCGCCGCCCGCCGCACCCGCCGCCGACTTCACCTCCACCCTGTTCGGTGTCGACCCGCGGGCGACCGCCGACACCGAGGCGGCGATGCGGCAGTTGAGCGTCGACGACGATGAGCGCCGCAGCCGCACCCAGTCGCGGCCCCCGGTCGCCTGGATCTGGGCCGGCATCGCCGTGGTCGGTGTCGTCATCGCCGCCGTGCTGTTCTGGGCGGTCAACCTCGAGAGCAGGCCCATCGCCCAGGGCACCGCCGTCGCCGTGCCCAACATCGTCGGCCTCGACTACGAGGAGGGGGCGCAGATCCTCCTCGACGCCGAGCTCCAACCACAGCCCACGACCGAGGTCAGCGCGACCGTTCCCGAGGGCCAGATCATCAGCACCGATCCGCGGGCGGGCATCACGGTCGCCCCCGGTCAGGTGGTCGGCGTCGTCGTCTCGGCCGGCCCGCAGCGCATCAGCGTGCCCAGCCTCACCCTGCTCACCCTCGAGGAGGCGGAGCAGGCGCTCCTCGAGCGTGGACTCACCCTCGGCACGGTCACCGCGGAGAACTCGGCTTCGGTCGCGCGCGATATCGTCATCCGCTCCGATCCGGATACGGGGTCCGAGCTGCGCGAGGGCGACACCGTCAACCTCGTGATCTCGACGGGCCGCGTGACCGTGCCCGATGTGCGCAACCTGTCGATCGGTGAAGCCTCGTCGCAGCTGACCGCACTGGGCCTGCAGATCACCGTGGAGGGCGACGCGTCGTGCAGCGGCCAGAAGGTGACCGCGCAGTCCCTGCCGCCGGGCGACCAGCCGCAGGGCTCGGCCGTCACGCTGCGCTACTGCAGTGGGCTCGAAGGGTCCTCCGGCGAGGGGTGA
- a CDS encoding glutamine amidotransferase-related protein, protein MRVLVIDNYDSFVYTLDGYLQQLGAETTVIRNDAVPAAEAAALIAEYDAVLVSPGPGNPASAGISIAVVRAALAARTPLLGVCLGHQAIAEALGATVSHADELMHGKTSQVQHDGTAFFDGVPESFRATRYHSLAIVDGTVPDELVVTARTEGGIIMGVRHRSAPMHGVQFHPESVLTEGGYRMLGNWLAEAGLPSAAETAVGLSPLVAITPRD, encoded by the coding sequence GTGCGCGTGCTCGTGATCGACAACTACGACAGCTTCGTCTACACCCTCGACGGCTACCTGCAGCAGCTCGGCGCCGAGACCACGGTGATCCGCAACGACGCCGTCCCGGCCGCGGAAGCTGCCGCGCTCATCGCCGAATACGACGCAGTGCTCGTCTCGCCCGGTCCGGGGAATCCGGCGTCGGCCGGCATCTCGATCGCCGTCGTGCGGGCGGCGCTCGCCGCCCGCACGCCGCTGCTCGGGGTCTGTCTCGGCCACCAGGCCATCGCCGAAGCTCTCGGCGCGACGGTGAGCCACGCCGATGAGCTCATGCACGGCAAGACCTCGCAGGTGCAGCACGACGGCACCGCGTTCTTCGATGGTGTGCCCGAGAGTTTCCGCGCCACGCGCTACCACAGCCTCGCCATCGTCGACGGAACGGTGCCCGACGAGCTCGTCGTCACCGCGCGCACCGAGGGCGGGATCATCATGGGCGTGCGGCACCGCTCGGCACCGATGCACGGCGTGCAGTTCCACCCCGAATCGGTGCTGACCGAGGGCGGCTACCGGATGCTGGGCAACTGGCTGGCCGAGGCCGGCCTGCCCAGCGCGGCGGAGACGGCCGTCGGGCTCAGCCCGCTCGTCGCGATCACGCCGCGCGATTGA
- a CDS encoding class E sortase: MTEQEPSAEASAAPATAEQAVPERRRGRRAAAAPRPPARITVTGVLGELLITAGVVVMLFLGWYLWLNDVVVGSNQQVAAEEVQEELQTRWERGEGTAERPADPGEPVVTPEPTREGEVFGALIVPRFGAEWKRSIAQGVDVETVLNSWTVGVGHYIGTQMPGEVGNFALAGHRWTYGSAFGDIDTFRLGDKIYVETVDGWYQYGFRGLEYVWPSGVDVLEPVPAAPGVAPTDRVLTLTSCNPPWSTAERIIAYAAFETWYPRAVGPPPEISSLVEAGR; the protein is encoded by the coding sequence GTGACCGAGCAGGAGCCCTCCGCCGAGGCAAGCGCCGCGCCCGCGACGGCCGAGCAGGCCGTTCCGGAGCGCCGCCGCGGCCGGCGGGCGGCCGCGGCTCCTCGCCCACCTGCCCGCATCACGGTGACCGGGGTGCTCGGCGAGCTCCTCATCACTGCCGGTGTCGTCGTCATGCTCTTCCTCGGCTGGTACCTCTGGCTGAACGATGTCGTCGTCGGCTCCAACCAGCAGGTCGCCGCCGAGGAGGTCCAGGAGGAGCTGCAGACCCGCTGGGAGCGCGGGGAGGGAACGGCCGAGCGCCCGGCCGATCCGGGCGAGCCGGTCGTCACCCCCGAGCCGACCCGCGAGGGAGAGGTCTTCGGGGCCCTCATCGTTCCGCGTTTCGGCGCCGAGTGGAAGCGCTCGATCGCCCAGGGCGTCGACGTCGAGACGGTGCTGAACAGCTGGACTGTCGGAGTCGGTCACTACATCGGCACGCAGATGCCGGGCGAGGTCGGCAACTTCGCCCTCGCCGGACACCGCTGGACGTACGGCAGCGCCTTCGGCGACATCGACACGTTCCGCCTGGGCGACAAGATCTATGTCGAGACGGTCGACGGCTGGTACCAGTACGGCTTCCGCGGGCTCGAGTACGTGTGGCCCTCAGGTGTCGACGTGCTCGAGCCGGTTCCGGCGGCTCCCGGCGTCGCGCCGACCGATCGGGTGCTGACCCTCACCAGCTGCAACCCTCCCTGGTCGACAGCAGAGCGGATCATCGCCTACGCGGCGTTCGAGACGTGGTACCCGCGCGCCGTCGGCCCGCCGCCCGAGATCTCATCGCTCGTCGAGGCCGGGCGATGA
- a CDS encoding cell division protein CrgA: MARTTTRNAENPETPRGADAPNPVWFKPIMFGFMLVGLIWILVYYISQASWPVPSLGPWNIMVGFGIMFIGFLMTIRWR; encoded by the coding sequence ATGGCCCGTACGACGACGCGCAACGCCGAGAACCCCGAGACGCCGCGGGGTGCTGACGCCCCAAATCCGGTCTGGTTCAAGCCGATCATGTTCGGCTTCATGCTCGTCGGCCTGATCTGGATCCTCGTGTACTACATCAGCCAGGCGTCCTGGCCGGTGCCGAGCCTCGGGCCGTGGAACATCATGGTCGGCTTCGGGATCATGTTCATCGGCTTTCTGATGACGATCCGGTGGCGCTGA
- a CDS encoding rhomboid family intramembrane serine protease — protein MRCQRCDRAVCPECWTPAAVGVQCPECVAAARASLPRRAPAVVRAFRPGSRAPVVSYSILAVTLAVFVLQWVTQGAVTAALAYFPPLTAIEPWRMLTVALVHSDSSIFHIMFNMYSLWVLGPLLESLIGRARFAAVYVLSALGGSVAVLWLAPLSIVVGASGAIFGLLGAFFVIQRRLGGRNIQLVVIIAINLALGFLIPGVSWQSHVGGLLVGAACAAIMLRTRRTDQQRKQAWLLAGIGALLVAATVLRLVIG, from the coding sequence GTGCGCTGCCAGCGCTGCGACCGCGCCGTCTGCCCCGAGTGCTGGACGCCCGCGGCTGTGGGTGTCCAGTGCCCGGAGTGCGTCGCCGCCGCGCGGGCTTCCCTGCCGCGCCGGGCTCCGGCCGTCGTGCGGGCGTTCCGCCCGGGCAGCCGTGCTCCGGTGGTCAGCTACAGCATCTTGGCGGTCACCCTCGCGGTCTTCGTGCTGCAGTGGGTGACGCAGGGTGCCGTCACCGCGGCACTCGCCTACTTTCCGCCGCTCACCGCGATCGAACCGTGGCGGATGCTCACCGTCGCGCTCGTGCACAGTGACAGTTCGATCTTCCACATCATGTTCAACATGTACTCGCTGTGGGTGCTCGGTCCGCTGCTCGAGAGCCTGATCGGGCGCGCGCGGTTCGCGGCGGTGTACGTGCTCTCCGCCCTCGGCGGCTCAGTCGCGGTGCTGTGGCTCGCGCCGCTCAGCATCGTGGTGGGAGCATCCGGCGCCATCTTCGGTCTTCTCGGCGCGTTCTTCGTCATCCAGCGCCGGCTGGGCGGCCGGAACATCCAGCTGGTCGTGATCATCGCCATCAATCTGGCGCTCGGGTTCCTGATCCCGGGCGTCTCGTGGCAGTCGCACGTCGGGGGCCTGCTCGTGGGGGCGGCGTGCGCCGCCATCATGCTCCGAACCCGGCGCACGGATCAGCAGCGGAAGCAGGCCTGGCTGCTCGCGGGCATCGGTGCGCTGCTCGTCGCGGCGACCGTGCTGCGCCTCGTCATCGGCTGA
- a CDS encoding peptidylprolyl isomerase: MSIHTAVATIHTNHGDIVVNLYGNHAPKTVRNFVGLATGTLEWTHPRTGQATTEPLYNGVIFHRIIKDFMLQGGDPLGQGIGGPGYEFDDEIHPELQFSEPFLLAMANAGKRGGRGTNGSQFFITTVATPWLNGNHTIFGAVADDDSKAVVKAIEAVPTNANDKPLHDVVITSIEVVEVA, translated from the coding sequence ATGTCGATCCACACCGCTGTCGCCACCATCCACACCAACCACGGCGACATCGTCGTCAACCTCTACGGCAACCACGCCCCCAAGACCGTGCGCAACTTCGTCGGCCTCGCCACCGGCACGCTGGAGTGGACGCACCCGCGCACCGGGCAGGCGACGACCGAGCCGCTGTACAACGGCGTGATCTTCCACCGCATCATCAAGGACTTCATGCTCCAGGGCGGTGACCCGCTCGGGCAGGGCATCGGCGGCCCCGGCTACGAGTTCGACGACGAGATCCACCCCGAGCTGCAGTTCAGCGAGCCCTTCCTGCTCGCCATGGCCAACGCGGGCAAGCGCGGCGGCCGCGGCACCAACGGCTCGCAGTTCTTCATCACGACCGTCGCGACGCCGTGGCTCAACGGCAACCACACCATCTTCGGTGCCGTCGCCGACGACGACTCGAAGGCCGTCGTGAAGGCGATCGAGGCGGTGCCGACGAACGCGAACGACAAGCCGCTGCATGATGTCGTCATCACGAGCATCGAGGTCGTCGAGGTCGCGTGA
- a CDS encoding 2Fe-2S iron-sulfur cluster-binding protein: MNDPHFWWYVTRASAVLAWIVMTVAVLWGILLSTRVFRGADNPAWLQGLHRYLGGLALVLTGIHLVSLMLDPWLAMPLDQLLVPLVAEYRPVPVALGILSFYVLLAVQLTSLVMNRLPRRFWKAVHYLSYVAVLAVAVHGTLAGTDAGAVWYQLVATVIVTASLLALAVRVVMARRSRAAAASSSAPAPGGAGVVPSLAEANPGDPLAVTRMRIIAKHPVADGVVRLRFARVDGRPIDPWYAGAHITLRLPIGIERQYSLCSDPADRDHVDIAVLRAEPTGVGSAWLHDIAQLGDELDVIGPRNHFPLEAAHDYLFIAGGIGITPIRAMIEALPPTRTWRLLYLGRTRSQLAFAAELEQRYGDRVQVVAGDERSERLDLARVIAATGPETAVYSCGSSTLLDAVEQATPRDRCHTERFIATDRSVGVERVAVTVVAQRSGTRVEVAAEESILAALQGAGLPVATSCGTGVCGTCETRVLRGTPLHLDSVMPDADKDEVGVFYPCVSRARTPELVLDL, from the coding sequence ATGAACGACCCGCACTTCTGGTGGTACGTCACCCGCGCGAGCGCGGTGCTCGCCTGGATCGTGATGACGGTCGCCGTCCTCTGGGGAATCCTGCTGTCGACCCGCGTCTTCCGGGGGGCGGACAACCCGGCGTGGCTGCAGGGCCTCCACCGCTATCTCGGTGGTTTGGCCCTCGTGCTCACGGGCATCCACTTGGTCTCGCTCATGCTCGACCCGTGGCTCGCGATGCCCCTCGACCAGCTGCTGGTCCCGCTTGTCGCCGAGTACCGGCCCGTTCCCGTGGCCCTCGGCATCCTGTCGTTCTACGTCCTGCTCGCCGTGCAGCTCACCTCGCTGGTGATGAACCGGCTGCCTCGCCGTTTCTGGAAGGCCGTGCACTACCTCAGCTACGTCGCGGTGCTCGCCGTCGCGGTCCACGGTACGCTCGCCGGCACCGACGCCGGGGCCGTCTGGTATCAGCTGGTGGCGACCGTCATCGTCACGGCGAGCCTGCTCGCCCTGGCGGTCCGCGTGGTCATGGCGCGCCGGTCCCGCGCCGCGGCCGCTTCGAGCTCGGCTCCGGCACCGGGGGGAGCCGGTGTCGTCCCCTCCCTCGCCGAGGCGAACCCCGGCGACCCGCTGGCGGTCACCAGGATGCGCATCATCGCGAAGCACCCGGTCGCCGACGGCGTCGTGCGCCTGCGGTTCGCCCGGGTCGACGGCCGGCCCATCGATCCCTGGTACGCCGGGGCGCACATCACGCTCCGTCTGCCGATCGGCATCGAGCGCCAGTACTCGCTGTGCAGCGACCCCGCCGATCGCGACCACGTCGACATCGCCGTGCTGAGGGCCGAGCCGACTGGTGTCGGCAGCGCCTGGCTGCACGACATCGCCCAGCTCGGCGACGAGCTCGACGTGATCGGGCCGCGCAACCACTTCCCCCTGGAGGCGGCGCACGACTACCTGTTTATCGCGGGCGGCATCGGCATCACGCCGATCCGCGCGATGATCGAGGCCCTGCCGCCGACGCGTACCTGGCGCCTGCTCTACCTGGGTCGCACCCGGAGCCAGCTCGCCTTCGCCGCCGAGCTCGAGCAGCGGTACGGCGATCGCGTGCAGGTCGTCGCGGGCGATGAGCGCAGCGAGCGCCTCGACCTCGCGCGGGTCATCGCGGCGACCGGGCCGGAGACCGCCGTCTACTCCTGCGGCAGCAGCACGCTGCTCGATGCCGTCGAGCAGGCGACCCCGCGCGACCGCTGCCACACGGAGCGCTTCATCGCGACCGACCGTTCCGTCGGTGTCGAACGAGTGGCCGTCACGGTCGTCGCGCAGCGCTCGGGGACGCGCGTCGAGGTCGCGGCGGAGGAGAGCATTCTCGCCGCCCTGCAGGGGGCGGGCCTGCCGGTCGCGACCTCGTGCGGCACCGGCGTGTGCGGCACGTGCGAGACGCGGGTGCTCCGCGGCACGCCGCTCCACCTCGACTCCGTCATGCCGGATGCCGACAAGGACGAGGTCGGGGTCTTCTACCCATGCGTCTCGCGGGCGCGCACGCCCGAGCTCGTGCTCGACCTGTGA
- a CDS encoding FAD:protein FMN transferase — MPTTEAPSRIIDRAVRAMGGGARLRIVLAPEGADVDEDLGIQAVARAERRLVELEQRWSRFLPDSDLTRVNTAEGRPTRVHADTIVLLDAMRAAWHETDRDFDPGLLPALVAGGYGRSLVDGSRSTALPPSARDRADLDAMRLDGATVTLPVGTTLDSGGIGKGLAADLIADELMALGVAGCLIEVGGDVRVRGTAPDGIAWRVRVEDPFDLASTRTTVRLGDGGIATSSQRKRRWLGVDGADAHHLIDPATLRSTRTSTQTVTVIAATAARAEALTKPGVLRPLDDYLAWLPTRGAAALTIDADGVERTTPNWSDYA; from the coding sequence ATGCCGACCACCGAGGCGCCGTCGCGCATCATCGATCGCGCGGTCCGCGCGATGGGCGGGGGCGCCCGCCTCCGCATCGTCCTCGCTCCCGAGGGTGCGGATGTCGACGAGGACCTCGGCATCCAAGCGGTCGCTCGTGCCGAGCGCCGCCTTGTCGAGCTCGAGCAGCGTTGGAGCCGCTTCCTCCCGGACAGCGACCTCACCCGCGTCAACACCGCCGAGGGGCGGCCGACCAGGGTGCACGCCGACACGATCGTGCTCCTCGATGCGATGCGGGCCGCCTGGCACGAGACCGATCGCGACTTCGACCCCGGTCTCCTGCCTGCGCTCGTGGCCGGGGGCTACGGCCGGTCGCTCGTCGACGGGAGCCGGTCCACCGCCCTTCCTCCCTCCGCCCGCGACCGCGCCGACCTCGACGCCATGCGGCTCGATGGCGCGACGGTGACCCTGCCGGTCGGCACGACGCTCGATTCCGGCGGCATCGGCAAGGGCCTGGCCGCCGACCTGATCGCCGATGAGCTGATGGCGCTGGGGGTGGCCGGCTGTCTCATCGAGGTCGGCGGCGATGTGCGGGTGCGCGGCACCGCACCAGACGGCATCGCCTGGCGTGTCCGGGTCGAGGACCCGTTCGACCTCGCGAGCACGCGCACGACCGTGCGCCTGGGCGACGGCGGCATCGCGACCTCCAGTCAGCGCAAGCGCCGCTGGCTCGGGGTGGACGGCGCGGACGCCCACCACCTCATCGACCCGGCCACCCTGCGCAGCACCCGCACGAGCACCCAGACCGTCACGGTCATCGCCGCCACGGCGGCGCGCGCGGAGGCCCTCACCAAGCCCGGCGTCCTCCGCCCCCTCGACGACTACCTCGCCTGGCTCCCCACCCGTGGTGCCGCGGCCCTCACCATCGATGCCGACGGCGTCGAGCGCACGACCCCGAACTGGAGCGATTACGCATGA
- a CDS encoding response regulator transcription factor, giving the protein MHVVVIEDDDAVADGIVDGLSDRSITTTRVATGTEGIAAVASLQPDLVVLDLGLPDMDGTEVCRRLRATSAVPIIIVSARDEEVDRVVALEIGADDYVVKPFGMRELVARIHAVTRRTVQDAAASPPSAESTSRLVVDSRARRVLLDDVEVHLTPREFDVLEYLDSDRGAVFRRADILRDVWDTTWFGTAKTLDAHIAAIRKKLGDPRWIEAVRGVGFKLVEP; this is encoded by the coding sequence ATGCATGTTGTGGTGATCGAGGATGACGACGCCGTCGCCGACGGCATCGTCGATGGTCTCTCCGACCGCTCGATCACCACGACGCGCGTCGCGACGGGCACCGAGGGCATCGCCGCCGTGGCGAGCCTCCAGCCCGATCTCGTCGTGCTCGACCTCGGGCTTCCCGACATGGACGGCACCGAGGTCTGCCGCCGGTTGCGCGCGACGAGCGCCGTCCCGATCATCATCGTCAGCGCCCGCGACGAGGAGGTCGACCGCGTGGTCGCACTCGAGATCGGTGCCGATGACTACGTGGTGAAGCCGTTCGGAATGCGCGAGCTCGTGGCCCGCATCCATGCCGTCACCCGCCGGACGGTCCAGGATGCCGCCGCGAGCCCCCCCTCCGCGGAATCAACCAGCCGCCTCGTGGTCGACAGCCGGGCGCGGCGCGTGCTGCTCGACGATGTCGAGGTTCACCTGACGCCCCGCGAGTTCGACGTGCTCGAGTACCTCGACAGCGACCGCGGCGCCGTCTTCCGGCGGGCGGACATCCTGCGCGACGTCTGGGACACCACCTGGTTCGGCACGGCGAAGACGCTGGATGCGCACATCGCGGCGATCCGCAAGAAGCTCGGTGACCCGCGCTGGATCGAGGCTGTCCGCGGCGTGGGCTTCAAGCTAGTCGAGCCCTGA
- a CDS encoding sensor histidine kinase, translating into MRWRFMGMVMVITALVLLVQTVPLAQYLRAVETDRLITGLERDAFVLAGRAEEALEALEPAEVAGIAAIAQEYRASGGGRVVITDIDGTAVVTSDDDQSAVGGDYSTRPEIAQALAGTIATGSRFSTTLDEQLVYVAVPVISGQDIVGAVRLTYPAAVVDEEVAERLSVIGIVALLTLLMAGIAGVIFSGTVTRPLRVLTAASERLAGGDLDARADTGRGAPELMQLSSTFNRMADRLSALIDEQRAFAADASHQLRTPLTALRLKLERAHDLLESDPSGAAERLVAAERETDRLVTIVEGLLALGRAGAPTVRPAPTDLGAVARTRVEQWEALAAESGVEVRVEGAPSAGVLAIPTAVEQIIDNLLDNALAVSAEGTVVRVLVTGGERPSVSIIDEGPGMSDEELARAFDRFWRGSTTTPGTGLGLAIVAELARASGAEATLRRGDPRGLVATVEFAGTHLDP; encoded by the coding sequence ATGCGCTGGCGGTTCATGGGCATGGTGATGGTGATCACCGCGCTCGTGCTGCTCGTGCAGACCGTACCCCTCGCCCAGTACCTGCGCGCGGTCGAGACCGATCGCCTCATCACCGGCCTCGAGCGCGATGCGTTCGTGCTGGCGGGTCGCGCGGAGGAGGCGCTGGAGGCGCTCGAACCGGCCGAGGTGGCCGGCATCGCCGCGATCGCCCAGGAGTACCGCGCATCGGGCGGGGGCCGCGTGGTCATCACGGATATCGACGGCACTGCTGTCGTGACGAGCGACGACGACCAGTCAGCGGTCGGCGGTGACTACTCGACCCGACCGGAGATCGCGCAGGCCCTCGCCGGCACGATCGCGACCGGGTCGCGCTTCTCGACGACCCTCGACGAACAGCTGGTCTACGTGGCCGTGCCGGTGATCAGCGGTCAGGACATCGTCGGCGCCGTGCGCTTGACGTACCCCGCAGCAGTCGTCGACGAGGAGGTCGCCGAACGGCTCAGCGTGATCGGCATCGTCGCCCTGCTGACGCTCCTGATGGCCGGCATCGCGGGGGTGATCTTCTCGGGCACGGTGACGCGACCCCTGCGCGTGCTCACGGCCGCGAGCGAGCGGCTCGCCGGGGGCGACCTGGATGCGCGGGCCGACACCGGTCGAGGAGCCCCCGAGCTCATGCAGCTGTCATCGACCTTCAACCGGATGGCTGATCGTCTCTCCGCGCTGATCGACGAGCAGCGGGCCTTCGCCGCCGACGCTTCGCACCAGCTGCGGACCCCCCTCACCGCGCTGCGCCTCAAGCTGGAGCGCGCGCACGACCTGCTCGAGTCCGACCCGTCGGGTGCCGCCGAACGGCTGGTCGCGGCCGAGCGCGAGACCGACCGGCTGGTCACCATCGTCGAGGGGCTGCTGGCCCTCGGTCGAGCGGGGGCACCCACGGTGCGCCCCGCGCCGACCGACCTCGGAGCAGTGGCTCGTACGCGCGTTGAGCAGTGGGAGGCTCTCGCCGCCGAGTCGGGTGTCGAGGTGCGCGTCGAGGGTGCGCCGAGCGCCGGGGTGCTCGCGATCCCGACCGCGGTCGAGCAAATCATCGACAACCTGCTCGACAACGCCCTCGCCGTCTCGGCCGAGGGAACCGTCGTGCGGGTTCTGGTGACGGGCGGTGAGCGGCCGTCCGTCAGCATCATCGACGAGGGGCCCGGGATGTCCGACGAAGAGCTCGCCCGCGCCTTCGACCGCTTCTGGCGAGGGTCGACGACGACCCCCGGCACGGGGCTCGGCCTCGCCATCGTCGCCGAGCTCGCGCGCGCGAGCGGAGCGGAGGCGACCCTGAGGCGCGGCGACCCGCGCGGTCTCGTCGCCACCGTCGAGTTCGCCGGCACCCACCTCGACCCCTGA
- a CDS encoding DUF3566 domain-containing protein translates to MSTVAEKLQRKSQRQAPTKQVRLKLVYIDFWSAVKLSFLVSICGAILLMVATLFVWIVLNAQGVIAKVDSVFSAILGEDAGLVSLFSLGQVMLFATIVAILNVVGGTAIGAISALLYNLMVRVTGGLLVGFTNN, encoded by the coding sequence GTGAGCACAGTCGCCGAGAAGCTGCAGCGCAAGTCGCAGCGCCAGGCCCCGACCAAGCAGGTTCGCCTGAAGCTCGTCTACATCGACTTCTGGTCGGCGGTGAAGCTCTCGTTCCTCGTCTCGATCTGCGGCGCCATCCTGCTGATGGTCGCCACCCTGTTCGTGTGGATCGTGCTCAACGCGCAGGGCGTCATCGCCAAGGTCGACTCGGTCTTCAGCGCCATCCTCGGGGAGGACGCCGGTCTCGTGAGCCTGTTCTCGCTCGGGCAGGTGATGCTGTTCGCGACCATCGTCGCCATCCTCAATGTCGTGGGCGGCACCGCCATCGGCGCGATCAGCGCCCTCCTCTACAACCTGATGGTGCGCGTGACCGGCGGCCTGCTCGTCGGCTTCACCAACAACTGA